A single window of Rhizobium sp. SL42 DNA harbors:
- the cpaB gene encoding Flp pilus assembly protein CpaB, translated as MKPARIIILAVAIVAAGMAGLLAMRLSGRTSVTIQQADAVIEREPTVNVLVSAKNLPVGARLDESAMRWMAWPEGSVVEGFITESTRPQAVTELTGVVVRLPLFEGEPLRREKIADSSSRILSSLLPSGKRAVSTEISVATGAGGFILPNDRVDVIMVRKGDAENFLTETVLSNVRVLAVDQQIEEQPDGSKSVLATTATLELTPDQTKVMAVAQQMAERLSLALRSVADAQEEDTTAADYLLSGSSGQPTIQVIKSGEVVKPTSSTADSMK; from the coding sequence ATGAAGCCCGCTCGTATCATCATCCTCGCAGTTGCCATCGTGGCCGCCGGCATGGCCGGCCTGCTGGCCATGCGTCTCAGCGGGCGGACATCCGTCACCATCCAGCAGGCCGATGCGGTGATCGAGAGAGAACCGACCGTCAACGTGCTCGTGTCGGCGAAGAACCTCCCGGTTGGCGCAAGGCTGGATGAAAGCGCGATGCGCTGGATGGCCTGGCCGGAAGGTAGCGTCGTCGAAGGCTTCATTACCGAAAGCACAAGGCCACAGGCGGTGACCGAGCTGACCGGCGTCGTCGTGCGCTTGCCGCTGTTTGAAGGCGAACCGCTGCGGCGCGAAAAGATCGCCGACTCCTCCTCCCGCATCCTGTCCTCGCTGCTGCCGTCCGGCAAGCGCGCGGTTTCGACGGAAATCTCGGTTGCCACCGGCGCCGGCGGCTTCATCCTGCCGAATGACCGGGTCGACGTGATCATGGTGCGCAAGGGCGATGCAGAGAATTTCCTGACCGAAACGGTGCTGTCGAATGTGCGCGTGCTGGCGGTCGACCAGCAGATCGAAGAACAGCCGGACGGCTCCAAATCCGTGCTGGCAACGACGGCGACACTGGAACTGACGCCAGACCAGACGAAGGTGATGGCGGTTGCGCAGCAGATGGCCGAGCGGTTGTCGCTGGCACTACGCTCGGTTGCCGACGCCCAGGAAGAAGACACCACCGCCGCCGATTATCTGCTGAGCGGAAGCTCCGGCCAGCCGACGATCCAGGTCATCAAATCGGGCGAGGTGGTGAAACCCACCAGCTCAACCGCCGATTCCATGAAGTGA
- a CDS encoding A24 family peptidase, which produces MYASIIFLVPPICLALSALTDFLEMTVPNRIPAILLGAFLLIAPFSGLSLVEFGWHVAAAALVFAVCFGLFAINVMGGGDAKLLTAAAIWFGFNTSLFEFLAFTGYFGGALTVIVILLRANWDKVAIIGVKLPQTLMTAKKVPYAIAIGAAGLMTYPQSPLVIAAIKGLG; this is translated from the coding sequence ATGTATGCGTCCATCATTTTCCTAGTCCCGCCCATCTGTTTGGCTCTGTCTGCGCTGACGGACTTCCTGGAAATGACCGTCCCCAACAGGATCCCGGCCATTCTTCTCGGCGCATTTCTGCTGATTGCGCCATTCAGTGGCCTTTCCCTTGTCGAGTTCGGCTGGCATGTGGCTGCCGCTGCGCTGGTGTTTGCCGTGTGCTTCGGGCTTTTCGCGATAAACGTCATGGGGGGCGGCGACGCCAAACTTTTGACTGCCGCCGCGATCTGGTTCGGCTTCAACACCTCATTGTTCGAATTTCTCGCCTTCACCGGCTATTTCGGCGGCGCGTTGACGGTGATCGTCATCCTGCTGCGCGCCAATTGGGACAAGGTGGCGATCATCGGCGTGAAACTGCCGCAAACCTTGATGACCGCGAAAAAGGTGCCCTACGCGATTGCCATCGGAGCCGCCGGGCTGATGACTTATCCGCAGTCACCTCTGGTGATTGCCGCGATCAAGGGCCTTGGCTGA
- a CDS encoding Flp family type IVb pilin — translation MTKIFARFMKDESGATAIEYGLIAALISVALITGATTLGNALNKQFGQVAGELDYVTK, via the coding sequence ATGACCAAGATTTTTGCACGTTTCATGAAGGACGAGTCTGGCGCAACCGCAATCGAGTATGGCCTGATCGCCGCTCTGATTTCCGTCGCCCTGATCACCGGCGCCACCACCCTCGGCAACGCCCTGAACAAGCAGTTCGGCCAGGTTGCAGGCGAACTGGACTACGTGACGAAGTAA
- a CDS encoding pilus assembly protein N-terminal domain-containing protein, with the protein MFNRCLSVAAAGLFAAGFAFAPIGQSAEAGEDFLRVYMNSARILKLDRPVSKVIVGNSEVADATVADSQTIVLTGRAFGTTNLVLLDADGNAIVDERILVSIDESSTVRVFRSTARTVLSCTPNCEEHAQTGAAAN; encoded by the coding sequence ATGTTCAATCGTTGTCTTTCTGTCGCCGCCGCTGGCCTGTTCGCTGCAGGTTTCGCGTTTGCGCCGATCGGCCAGTCGGCCGAGGCCGGCGAGGACTTCCTGCGTGTCTATATGAATAGCGCCCGCATCCTGAAACTGGATCGCCCTGTGAGCAAGGTGATTGTCGGAAATTCGGAAGTTGCCGATGCCACAGTGGCCGATTCCCAGACCATTGTACTGACCGGTCGCGCTTTCGGCACCACCAACCTGGTTCTGCTCGATGCTGACGGCAATGCCATCGTCGATGAACGCATCCTGGTCTCGATCGATGAATCGAGCACAGTTCGCGTCTTCAGGTCGACCGCGCGCACGGTCCTGTCCTGCACGCCCAATTGCGAGGAACATGCGCAAACCGGTGCGGCGGCAAACTGA
- a CDS encoding TadE/TadG family type IV pilus assembly protein: MIAQDQDLRANGKNHRTRWRLWKKLARSRDGAAAIEFAILSIPYFMIVFAIIETFVAFTAEQLVTNAVNTLGRQLRTGEITYNLGRDSDMDRSEFRTAFCDEVSILINCSAEEIATPSKLYIDARTFATFAAIPNTIPRISADAHADINPATFAFTPGGPTTINMLRAYYRWQVITDLIRPYITTIRPADGSMPSDFLIVATTAFQNENYP; encoded by the coding sequence ATGATCGCGCAAGACCAAGACCTGCGAGCCAATGGCAAGAACCACAGGACGCGTTGGCGTCTGTGGAAGAAACTCGCCCGGTCGCGCGATGGTGCCGCCGCCATCGAATTCGCCATCCTGTCCATTCCCTATTTCATGATCGTCTTTGCGATTATCGAGACATTCGTGGCGTTTACTGCCGAGCAGCTCGTCACCAATGCGGTCAACACCTTGGGCCGGCAGCTGCGCACGGGCGAGATCACCTACAATCTTGGACGAGACAGCGACATGGATCGGTCGGAATTCCGCACCGCCTTCTGCGACGAGGTCAGCATCCTGATCAACTGTTCGGCCGAGGAAATCGCAACGCCGAGCAAGCTCTATATCGATGCCCGCACCTTTGCGACATTCGCCGCCATCCCGAATACCATCCCGCGCATCTCGGCAGATGCGCATGCCGATATCAATCCGGCGACCTTTGCCTTCACGCCGGGCGGACCGACAACGATCAACATGCTGCGGGCCTACTATCGTTGGCAGGTCATCACCGATCTTATCCGTCCTTACATCACCACCATTCGCCCGGCGGATGGCTCGATGCCGAGCGACTTTCTCATTGTCGCAACGACTGCCTTCCAGAACGAGAATTATCCGTGA
- a CDS encoding TadE/TadG family type IV pilus assembly protein — translation MSQLPTIAMRLRSAAGALRRRLGELCHDRAGVGGVEFALIAPMLLVLYLGAFELTMGLSVAKKTSLASSTVADLVARQEKVTKADLTAMTNVAQAIFVPYASDNLLVKITAIRIDDSQAAKVAWSWSTSGVTPYPANSVATVPAGMLVANTFLIRTELSVSHKLLMYMPNFSGSEIRDLTLAREFYFRQRVGDGITCTDC, via the coding sequence GTGAGCCAGTTGCCAACCATCGCGATGAGATTGCGGTCCGCCGCCGGGGCGTTGCGGCGTCGTCTTGGCGAGCTGTGCCACGACAGGGCCGGGGTCGGCGGCGTCGAATTCGCACTGATCGCGCCGATGCTGCTGGTGCTGTATCTGGGCGCCTTCGAGCTGACGATGGGCCTCAGCGTCGCGAAAAAGACCTCCCTTGCCAGCAGCACTGTCGCTGATCTTGTGGCGCGGCAGGAAAAGGTCACCAAGGCTGATCTCACGGCCATGACCAATGTCGCCCAGGCAATCTTCGTTCCCTATGCTTCAGACAATCTGCTGGTCAAGATTACCGCGATCCGGATCGATGACAGCCAGGCGGCAAAGGTTGCCTGGTCCTGGTCGACGTCCGGCGTCACGCCTTATCCGGCCAATTCCGTGGCAACGGTGCCTGCCGGCATGCTGGTTGCCAACACCTTTCTCATTCGCACCGAACTCAGCGTGTCGCACAAGCTGCTGATGTATATGCCGAACTTCTCCGGCAGTGAAATCAGGGACCTGACGCTGGCGCGCGAATTCTATTTCCGCCAGCGTGTCGGCGATGGCATCACCTGCACCGATTGCTGA